The DNA region TGTTCCAACTGCGGCTCGGCGCTGCGCGGCGGCCTGCTGCCCGAGGGGTCGGCGGAGACCACGTCGACGATCTCGATCTCCGGCCTGGAGTCGTACGACCCCAACACCACGACCGGGACCGGTACGCCGGCCCTCTCGGCCGAGGTGCTGGCCGCGATCGACGCGCTGCCCCCGGGCTCGGCGCTGCTGATCGTCCAGCGCGGCCCGAACTCCGGCAGCCGGTTCCTGCTGGACTCGGACAAGACGACGGCCGGCCGCCACCCGCAGGGTGACATCTTCCTGGACGACGTCACCGTCTCCCGCAAGCACGTGGAGTTCCGGCGGACGCCCGGCGGTGGCTTCACCGTCGCGGACGTGGGCAGCCTCAACGGCACCTACGTCAACCGGGAGCGGATCGACGAGGTCGCGCTGAACAACGGCGACGAGGTGCAGATCGGGAAGTACCGGCTGGTCTTCTTCGCCAGCCACAACCGGGGGTACTGAAACCAACGTCGGCAGGAGCCCGAGTGAGCACGAATACCCCTTCATCTCCTCTCGGGGCGGCCACCCCCGCGCCGTTCGGCCCCGTGCCGGACAACGGCTCGCGCGGGGTGGTCGCGGCCCCCAGGCAGCCGGTCCGTCCGGACCGGACCGCCGGGGGCGGCCGGCGCCGCGGCGGTGTCGAACTGCTCAGCATCGGCGCGGTGCTGACCTTCCTGCGCGACGACTTCCCCGAGGTCACCATCTCCAAGATCAGGTTCCTGGAGGCGGAGGGCCTGGTCGAGCCCCAGCGCACGCCCTCGGGGTACCGCAAGTTCAGCCCGGCCGACGTCGAACGGCTGGCCTACGTGCTGCGGATGCAGCGCGACCACTACCTCCCGCTGCGGGTGATCCGCGAGCACCTCGACGCGATCGAGCGCGGCGAGGCCCCGCCCGCCCTGCCCGCCGCCGACGCCCGGCCGGGGCCGATGGAGGAGGCGGACCGCGAGCTGACCGCCTCGGCCGAGGCCTCCGCCGGGGTCCGGCTGGGCCGGGCGGAGCTGCT from Kitasatospora sp. NBC_00458 includes:
- the ftsR gene encoding transcriptional regulator FtsR encodes the protein MLSIGAVLTFLRDDFPEVTISKIRFLEAEGLVEPQRTPSGYRKFSPADVERLAYVLRMQRDHYLPLRVIREHLDAIERGEAPPALPAADARPGPMEEADRELTASAEASAGVRLGRAELLAAAEAGERELAEWEAYGLVLPGPDGGYDGEALQVARLVAELGRYGLEPRHLRAMKAAADREIALVEQVVAPLRRHRNPQTRAHAEATARELATLSVRLHAAMVQAGLRTRS
- a CDS encoding FHA domain-containing protein, producing MSFFSKLFGRNKGRDAAAVEAPTARHRRDDEPAVPGMRPAPEGSEYAERPLFRDGAQYAGNQGGYGASVDPSGAPRIGFPSGPSTSGGGFAPDPYAGHNPSGVPRQEAVNMAGPTPCSRCGNQNPAAARFCSNCGSALRGGLLPEGSAETTSTISISGLESYDPNTTTGTGTPALSAEVLAAIDALPPGSALLIVQRGPNSGSRFLLDSDKTTAGRHPQGDIFLDDVTVSRKHVEFRRTPGGGFTVADVGSLNGTYVNRERIDEVALNNGDEVQIGKYRLVFFASHNRGY